Proteins from a genomic interval of Zingiber officinale cultivar Zhangliang chromosome 1B, Zo_v1.1, whole genome shotgun sequence:
- the LOC121968326 gene encoding protein SIEVE ELEMENT OCCLUSION B-like isoform X2 — MRIFKLLGCYDWDAKVMIALTAFAMNYGELYLLSTAKTSLSGTLAALKRPPRITENIQVLIQAVTKLSKCITDVTCYPDHISSDDSLVLLECKFAFPIAAYWIIRSLVACSSHFTSFTDEPNNGSFTVDSVYISFLVEGIDNLYNRINALLEKIAYRKYQESYLKITILFEMVQKTTLQILEGIHNSEDLKPLVHGEKGSVTLEEVLTKKTVMLYVSDLSIITKAEELAMLKARYMSQSHQQHEIVWLPIIDDYTADMKKTFYDLVTDMPWYALNPVCLKREAKQYIKEKWMHEKKTSLVVLDQGKVVCHDALHQVRIWKKLDFSFTVEESYSLWRNVSWKLDLFEDHFDAATKEWVRKNNNICLYGGKDLKWIKEFTTEFKRVSEITKTQVKIVYIGKHVKEVMNQAKVAKYNVDCWDEAKIRSFWEHVESMWHCKMQHQSNTSNNDVILQELMRMISFGNSEEGWAIFSKGATSNIVKAHEKELLTCLREWKTSKEEFFVELSKKFSNNKTLPTDHHCISFVLPRDAANFKEEMLCAQCQKPMEKFVLYRCCK; from the exons ATGAGGATTTTTAAGTTGCTAGGATGTTACGATTGGGATGCAAAGGTGATGATAGCGCTGACAGCATTTGCTATGAACTATGGCGAGCTTTATCTGCTTTCCACGGCAAAGACATCTCTTTCAGGAACCTTGGCTGCCTTAAAGCGGCCGCCGCGAATTACTGAAAATATACAAGTCCTCATCCAAGCAGTTACAAAGCTTTCcaagtgcatcactgatgtcacTTGTTACCCTGATCACATATCATCCGATGACAGCCTTGTTCTTCTTGAGTGCAAGTTCGCTTTCCCTATTGCTGCCTACTGGATTATTAGAAGCCTTGTTGCCTGTTCCAGTCACTTTACTTCCTTCACCGATGAACC GAATAATGGGAGTTTCACCGTAGACAGCGTCTACATCTCATTTCTGGTCGAAGGAATCGACAACCTTTACAATCGTATCAATGCACTACTTGAAAAAATTG CGTACCGGAAATATCAAGAGTCCTATTTGAAAATAACGATTCTCTTTGAGATGGTACAAAAGACTACGTTACAAATTTTGGAGGGAATACACAACTCCGAGGATCTCAAACCCCTAGTCCATGGTGAGAAGGGGAGCGTAACTCTTGAGGAGGTGCTTACGAAAAAGACTGTCATGTTGTACGTCTCGGATCTCAGTATCATTACAAAAGCCGAGGAGCTAGCGATGTTGAAGGCGAGATACATGTCACAATCTCATCAACAACACGAGATTGTTTGGCTACCTATCATAGACGATTATACTGCAGACATGAAGAAGACTTTTTATGACTTGGTCACCGACATGCCATGGTATGCGCTAAACCCAGTGTGTCTTAAACGAGAAGCAAAGCAATACATAAAAGAGAAGTGGATGCACGAAAAGAAGACGTCATTGGTGGTGCTAGACCAAGGGAAAGTAGTGTGCCACGACGCCCTCCACCAAGTGCGTATTTGGAAAAAACTCGATTTCTCCTTCACCGTCGAAGAATCATATAGTCTTTGGAGGAACGTTTCATGGAAGCTCGATTTATTTGAAGATCATTTTGATGCCGCTACCAAAGAATGG GttaggaaaaataacaacatTTGCCTATACGGAGGGAAGGACCTCAAATGGATAAAAGAATTTACTACAGAATTTAAGCGCGTCTCAGAGATTACCAAAACACAAGTAAAGATAGTGTACATCGGCAAGCATGTGAAGGAGGTGATGAATCAAGCGAAAGTAGCTAAATACAATGTGGATTGTTGGGATGAGGCCAAGATTCGTTCATTCTGGGAACACGTTGAGAGTATGTGGCATTGCAAGATGCAACACCAAAGCAACACCAGTAATAATGATGTCATCTTGCAGGAGCTTATGAGGATGATAAGCTTCGGTAACAGTGAGGAGGGGTGGGCAATATTTAGCAAAGGAGCAACATCGAACATTGTCAAGGCCCATGAGAAAGAGCTTCTTACATGCCTTCGGGAATGGAaaacatctaaagaagaatttTTTGTGGAACTATCAAAAAAGTTCAGTAATAATAAAACACTGCCCACTGATCATCATTGCATTAGCTTCGTACTCCCTAGAGATGCTGCCAACTTCAAGGAGGAGATGCTTTGTGCGCAATGCCAGAAGCCAATGGAGAAGTTTGTGCTCTATCGCTGTTGCAAATGA
- the LOC121968326 gene encoding protein SIEVE ELEMENT OCCLUSION B-like isoform X1 yields the protein MAAAAKTTIVKDKFLDDDNSILNAINPTHTHDGRITAIKPLLSVAAKILKETGITTLVQEILLEDNIKTIEPLTSTIHTVSCKLACECSGVDQHGGAMRIFKLLGCYDWDAKVMIALTAFAMNYGELYLLSTAKTSLSGTLAALKRPPRITENIQVLIQAVTKLSKCITDVTCYPDHISSDDSLVLLECKFAFPIAAYWIIRSLVACSSHFTSFTDEPNNGSFTVDSVYISFLVEGIDNLYNRINALLEKIAYRKYQESYLKITILFEMVQKTTLQILEGIHNSEDLKPLVHGEKGSVTLEEVLTKKTVMLYVSDLSIITKAEELAMLKARYMSQSHQQHEIVWLPIIDDYTADMKKTFYDLVTDMPWYALNPVCLKREAKQYIKEKWMHEKKTSLVVLDQGKVVCHDALHQVRIWKKLDFSFTVEESYSLWRNVSWKLDLFEDHFDAATKEWVRKNNNICLYGGKDLKWIKEFTTEFKRVSEITKTQVKIVYIGKHVKEVMNQAKVAKYNVDCWDEAKIRSFWEHVESMWHCKMQHQSNTSNNDVILQELMRMISFGNSEEGWAIFSKGATSNIVKAHEKELLTCLREWKTSKEEFFVELSKKFSNNKTLPTDHHCISFVLPRDAANFKEEMLCAQCQKPMEKFVLYRCCK from the exons ATGGCGGCTGCAGCCAAAACGACGATAGTGAAGGATAAGTTTCTCGACGACGACAACTCCATATTGAACGCCATCAACCCTACGCACACCCACGACGGAAGGATAACGGCAATTAAGCCCCTGTTATCCGTTGCGGCAAAAATACTGAAA GAAACTGGAATTACTACTCTGGTTCAAGAAATACTGCTAGAAGACAATATTAAAACCATCGAACCACTGACGTCCACCATCCACACCGTCTCTTGCAAG ctCGCCTGCGAATGCTCTGGAGTCGATCAGCATGGTGGAGCGATGAGGATTTTTAAGTTGCTAGGATGTTACGATTGGGATGCAAAGGTGATGATAGCGCTGACAGCATTTGCTATGAACTATGGCGAGCTTTATCTGCTTTCCACGGCAAAGACATCTCTTTCAGGAACCTTGGCTGCCTTAAAGCGGCCGCCGCGAATTACTGAAAATATACAAGTCCTCATCCAAGCAGTTACAAAGCTTTCcaagtgcatcactgatgtcacTTGTTACCCTGATCACATATCATCCGATGACAGCCTTGTTCTTCTTGAGTGCAAGTTCGCTTTCCCTATTGCTGCCTACTGGATTATTAGAAGCCTTGTTGCCTGTTCCAGTCACTTTACTTCCTTCACCGATGAACC GAATAATGGGAGTTTCACCGTAGACAGCGTCTACATCTCATTTCTGGTCGAAGGAATCGACAACCTTTACAATCGTATCAATGCACTACTTGAAAAAATTG CGTACCGGAAATATCAAGAGTCCTATTTGAAAATAACGATTCTCTTTGAGATGGTACAAAAGACTACGTTACAAATTTTGGAGGGAATACACAACTCCGAGGATCTCAAACCCCTAGTCCATGGTGAGAAGGGGAGCGTAACTCTTGAGGAGGTGCTTACGAAAAAGACTGTCATGTTGTACGTCTCGGATCTCAGTATCATTACAAAAGCCGAGGAGCTAGCGATGTTGAAGGCGAGATACATGTCACAATCTCATCAACAACACGAGATTGTTTGGCTACCTATCATAGACGATTATACTGCAGACATGAAGAAGACTTTTTATGACTTGGTCACCGACATGCCATGGTATGCGCTAAACCCAGTGTGTCTTAAACGAGAAGCAAAGCAATACATAAAAGAGAAGTGGATGCACGAAAAGAAGACGTCATTGGTGGTGCTAGACCAAGGGAAAGTAGTGTGCCACGACGCCCTCCACCAAGTGCGTATTTGGAAAAAACTCGATTTCTCCTTCACCGTCGAAGAATCATATAGTCTTTGGAGGAACGTTTCATGGAAGCTCGATTTATTTGAAGATCATTTTGATGCCGCTACCAAAGAATGG GttaggaaaaataacaacatTTGCCTATACGGAGGGAAGGACCTCAAATGGATAAAAGAATTTACTACAGAATTTAAGCGCGTCTCAGAGATTACCAAAACACAAGTAAAGATAGTGTACATCGGCAAGCATGTGAAGGAGGTGATGAATCAAGCGAAAGTAGCTAAATACAATGTGGATTGTTGGGATGAGGCCAAGATTCGTTCATTCTGGGAACACGTTGAGAGTATGTGGCATTGCAAGATGCAACACCAAAGCAACACCAGTAATAATGATGTCATCTTGCAGGAGCTTATGAGGATGATAAGCTTCGGTAACAGTGAGGAGGGGTGGGCAATATTTAGCAAAGGAGCAACATCGAACATTGTCAAGGCCCATGAGAAAGAGCTTCTTACATGCCTTCGGGAATGGAaaacatctaaagaagaatttTTTGTGGAACTATCAAAAAAGTTCAGTAATAATAAAACACTGCCCACTGATCATCATTGCATTAGCTTCGTACTCCCTAGAGATGCTGCCAACTTCAAGGAGGAGATGCTTTGTGCGCAATGCCAGAAGCCAATGGAGAAGTTTGTGCTCTATCGCTGTTGCAAATGA